The sequence TATCTGTGATTTGCTCACATGTATTGTAAATggtcatcttcatcttcttttgatTGTTGGTGTTCGTTTTGGTATAGAGGTACTTCATGTGGTCTTTATGTAACAATAGaataaattgttttgttttacttttaattgTTCATTGTAGTTCACTTGTTGAGTAAACCACCGgcattttttctttctgttgGCCAGTAAATGGCCATCTATATTGTTTGTCGGTGTGGCTCTGCAGGTAATTCATGTAGTCTTTTATGTATTTGATACAATAAGATGTCtttgtaaattaattaatattgtttGTTAGTACTAATAGTTCTTCCCTGTAGCTAATGAATTTCAAATTATTGGTTCTTGTATTTGAGTTTGACTCTTTTCATATGGTCAATGTAATTTCCAGCTGTCAGGAATATAATTAGGTTTGGTCTCGTTCCTTCCAAGCTTTTGAATGTGACTGGCTAGATGTGACGCACAAAGTTGTCCTCTCtacctaccttttttttttgagaaatgtcCTCTCTACCTGCCTTATTTGCCTAAAGTCTAGATAATGGTGGTGTTTGCTTTTTGCTAgtcttttggttttttaaatGTGACAGATAGAAAGTTGTCCTCTCCTCTCCATCCACACTAGATCATGGTGGTTCTTTCTTTGAGTGAGAGTAGTATGGGGTGAGGTTGAGACGTTAATCGAGATTAATGAATACAACATACTCGGGCTCATTGTATTATTGTTGGCTTTGTTACCTTAACAGGTCCAGAGATCCATTTTGAGAAGCGACCACCATTTCCatggttagaacttagaagtaaCTTGTCCTCTTCAGTTATTGTTTGGCCTTGAATTTCTTTACATTTTGATGACTCCATTTAATAACAGAAAATGTACTAACAAAGCTTATGTGAAGTTTAAAAAGTGCCGATGTGATTTTTCCCCCTTAGGATTTAGGACAGGCTAGTCTTAAGAATGGGTGAACTCAAAGTAAGCTCACTGACGCAAAATGCAGTCATAGGTCTCCTGTTTATGAGCGTTTGGCAAATCACATAATTGAAAACTTAATTGATTCAATTTGGTTCTTGATAAATGCCTAACACATGGTGATCATTCGTTTTCATAGAAATATTCTACATTATTTTAGGATGCATAATTAATAGGGAAAATTACACCAACCTAAGATGTAAGAATGATAAGGAGTTACAAAATTGGAGAAAGTACAAGTGGCCTCTAAATTGCCCTTAACTGGCTTATGGGCAAGCAATAACATTCCTAATGTTCGAGTAAATCAAGagcaaaatagattttttatttttttttgagttggaGCAAAATAGAGATTTCAAAGATAAGCAaatatttaacccaaaaaaaaaaaaaaaagataagcaaatagcaatttatttttatttaattaatgagatGTTAGTCAACAAAAGTAggaatactaataaaaaaaaagaatgaatgcAACATATTTCTTGCAAGGTGGAGAAAGAATGTCTTGAGTCAATTTGatgaattcatttttttcacACTATAATTGCCTTGATGTAAGCTACCCAATAATTTGGTGTAAATTAAAGGTTTCCATAGGCAATCTCCTTCCTCATTGGGTATTCCTACTTCTGTTGACTAACATCTCATTAGTTATGTCATGAGAAATGAGGAGGGATATATATTTAGAGGTGGCAATGAAGACTACTAGTTACTAcaacagaaataaaaatcttaatcgTTAAATAGACACTCCATTTTGCTTGAAATAGGAAGGATCGGATCGTTGTAAATCAAACAATAGAAAGTGCTTCACAAATGTAAATTTGTATTAATTGAATAATGAGTACGATTCTCAATTTTTAATCCTTTTACAAAAGAATGATCCTTTGATTCTATCTTCTTTGTGAtcttgacttgaacacaaaatcTTCTTCACATTGATTGGAAAATGGATCAAACAatcttcacaacaaatctttTGCTTTGAGCTTGTTAAAGATTTgttgttcttcaagttcttcaagaacttcgaatgttcttcaagttctttgAAGATTCTTTGAATTTAAaggattttgggttgaaattctttggggctttagaggcttttGATCCGTTGAACTTCAATGATTTAGAACCTTTTGAAATTTATGGAAGCTCTTTAAACCAAGCTCAATTGAATTTCTTTGAATGTTCTTCGGGCGTTCTTGAAATTTATGGACGCTCTTTAAACCAAGCGAATTTCTTTGAATGTTCTTCGGGCGTTTTTAAGGTAGAATTTCTCAAGAACTTTGGTGTCTTGAAAAATTTTTGGAGAATGAGAGTGGGGTGTTATCTATTTATAGTGGTTTCAAAGGATAAGTCCCACTTTGGATTGATTTTCTTGAAGATAAGTAGTAGACTCTGATTTGCCCAAATTTTACTTatagataattatctctatttatctattgtgttaaatattctattttgatgaagataataatcaacaaagagtactactataatttgttacttgtagataattatctctattttatttatttattttaataaagataaattaTCCATCAATTATAAATAGGAAATTTATCTTTGTTTTATGGGTCAAATGGCACGTGGCAAATTTTAATTTGCCAATGTGATATTATCttggatgacacatgtcatcacttgatttaattaattaatttattatttttgttgagaatactaagtatttttaacacacacacacggggagagggagaaggttttttaaagaaatttacagtggtgtatatccaaaagggcctaactctaatttaattaatttaatgacacaAATTTGGAATTTATCACTACATTTTGACATGGCATTTTGTAATTAGTCCAATTACTTTTTCGCCTTCCTACAATCATATATTTCTATGGGAGTTTGGTCTGCAGCTAGAGaatatcttttgatttttagttTAGAAGGGAAGCTAAGGATTTGAAGGATGGCGGCTACCCTATGAATACTTTCAAGAAGCCCTCCCTTGATATCCAAACAGAACGCAAAAGATGAGCTCTTATGGTCCCAAACCCAGAGTTGGCACacaaaaactttttgttaaagCCTCTCACGTTGGACATTGTGTCGACATTTGTGTAAGTATGCCAACCATTATTGACCCTTAGTTCAATTTTAGAATGTCCTAAAATATGGTCCAATTGAAAAGTTTATTAAATACAATGCTATTAATTTTCATAACATGCCTTTAGCTTTGTTTAAAAAGTCAATACTCATCTTGTACTAACATAGGCAGGAACAGAAACACACAAAATTACATGAAGGAGAGAGCAACCCACGTACTAGTGTCATGGAAAACACGAAAACCACATACAAACGTTGAACACAAAACCACAGATTGAAACCTCATGGAAAACAATATAACTACACACCAACAGATCAAAAAGTATGAGAAGTTAGACACAACTTACCTATGAATGCAGAGACTCACAATGGCGACAACGACGTCCCAAGCAGAGAGAAGGTGAGCTCGAGCGAAGGAAGAACGTAAGGGATCAGGTTCGTTTGTTTAACGTAATGAGTTTGCAATTACTGTGTTTCCTCTGTTTTGCTGGTTATTGGTTGGTGGATAGGTGCAATTCATTGAAGAGGAAGAGGACGGAGCATTGAAGACATCTCTGCCACGGTAgttgagagaaagaagaaaccTGAGAATGTGAAAATTAGCCATTGGCCTGAACGCACCGTTTTGTGTTTCCTCTGCATTGAAGACATCTCTGCCACGGTAgttgagagaaagaagaaaccTGAGAATGTGAAAATTAGCCATTGGCCTGAACGCACCGTTCTGTGTTTCCTCTGCTTCATGGGTTAGATGAGTGAACAGTACATAGTGAGAAGGTTGTAGTAATGCTTTTCCTTTCAAGGTTGTCCATGAACAGTATACACACATGTATAGCGTTAATGAAATGGTGCATTCAGGCTTTCATCCATGCATTTCAACTGGAACTTTTGCGCGTTTATTTTGTGGCACTGTAGCCGTGGGTCCCATGGTGAGTAAATTGCAAATGCTAAAATGCTAAAATGCTACCCAGAAACGCAATCCAAACGCTAACTAAAGCTTTAAAATAAGAATGACAGTTTTGGAaccttatatatttttatttgaaaaacagtgcattaaataatttttgttaaaaactgtGCTTAATTGGAATGAAACCATGTCCTGAATAGTGCTGGCAACATTGGTTAGGAACTGAGAACTTGTATATAATGAAAGGCCCCTAATGGCCTAATTCCTCAGATAACCAACCTCATTCTTCAAGGTATTCACAGCAAAGTCTAGCAAAGAAATAAGCGCCACAACATGATTCAATATGGGGTATACCAATCAACAATACCACGAACACATCCAATTTTACAACTTGTTGAAAATGTTGATTGTGAGTAGTAGAAAACAAGTGATGGATCCATGTAAAAAGTGGACAAAAGGTGTCCACTACTCATAGACTCATAGTTAACCACTTTAGTGTGTTGTGAGATGCCTGCAATATATTACTTGGAGAATGTTTAAGATTGATCATATAACAATAAGAGGCTACATCAGGTACTGGGTGAGATTCGTGGTACATTAATTCATAAAATTGATTCCAACTTCTGCATTTCTGGGTCCAAAATTTCAGGTTCCACATCTTCTGTAATCATATAGGAATCAGCCACAGCCTTCCCTTTCTCTAGCACATCAGAAGGAACAGTTTGAAGCAGGCTGTAAAATGGAAAGCTTCTCAGCTTCCTTGGTTAATTGCACATTTAAAGTATAGTATACAAAAGAAGATTATGTCATGCATACTAGAAACACAGTATCGAGGTGCATAATATATGATTTGTTCAACACGTTACCTGTCTAGAGCATTAAGGGCAATATTGATCTTTCCTTTCATTGATTCAACTGAGGCTCCTGGATCATTTCTTGAAGCATTTAGAAGTAAGGAATCAAGATCCTCCAAGGCTCTGCAGAAGTACAGATTTCACAGGACTTAAATTTGGTCGATGGCAATTTGTGAACCTATGATAATTAGCATGTTACAtggtgtggcttgaattgccatgTGCCTTTTGTGAGAGAGACCTAGGGTTATTTGGGGTTTGGATTTGTTGAGAGAATCCTTATGCCACTGCTGTAATCTTCCTATTTTTCTTAGTTAAACTTTCTCCCACTAGCATTCTGTGGACGTAAGCATATTACCAAACCACAAattcttatgttctttttgtgtttgtgcttggtaatttattttttgtctttactATAATTGGTTTGAATCTTGGGGGTGCTATTTGCACAACATAGCATCAAATCGGACATGGTCATATTTCTTAGCTGGGACAATTTTAAACTCATTCTCCTTGTGGGTTGGCATACAATGGAAGTGAGAGGGCTACCTCCCATTGTGTAGTCCAAATGTCCAATACGCCTACAATGGACCctagaaaaaatatatacacatatattccAATTAGGCATATCCATCAGCAAGTCTATCAACATAATAAATCAAAGGCATGCTAAGTAGATTCTACAAAGCACACTGGATCTGAATCTGCCCTGAGGACCAAGCCTTGTCAGGATTCAACTCCACGACCTCTAACCAAAGAGGTTATTTAGGGTACCGTACTAACTGAGCTGCAGCTCAGAAGCTTAATTACGACTTTTAAATTGCACTTTGCCTATGGGAGTTTGATTCAAGAATGTTAACCAGGTGTAGTTCTGTTAACCTACAAACATATGATCTCCATGAATGAATCCCATAAGCTATTTAGGCAAATATACAATTTGAAATGAGACAAACTTGAAATCAGAAAGTGAGACTGAAATCGGATTTTCCTTATCCAGAAATGAAGGGCATTGAGTTAAATTTGAATCTCATGCTACTCAAATAACGAAATCCCTTAAATAAAATGGAACATGAAGATTGGTAAATTGTTACTTTGCCACAAAGGTGGTATTCTATCATTTGAAGAAGCTACTTATGACTTCCTGAAATAAGAAATCCAGGATAGCCAGACACAACAGTTATACAGGAATCATTTCTAGTGAAACCCAACAGTAATATAGTCCAAAATCTTTCTGAAAACACCAATGATTttgaaatgagagattttttttttttttttttttttttttttttttttttttaattttaatttttattctttagtttgaGAAATGAAAGATTAAAATACCAGTTAAATTTACTGCCTGGATAGGTTGAACCTGATTTTATTATACCAGCTGGCTGGATGTTGTGATACCCCCCATACTGGCCATTTGTGTAAATCTAGCACTAAAGTGTGTCGATTTTCTAGATAGACACTCAGTTCCTACAATCCATCATTAAGTGTGAACAATTACAGAGCAAAATTACAGACCCACTCAATATTTACACAATGTAATATGATGATTTTCATCAATAGTGATAAGATGTACCTGAGACATTGATCAACATTATTGGAAGCAGTTTTACCATTGCCATTGTCTGAAGCATATTGTGCCACCTATAGTTCCGAAGAAAATTTCCAAAGCTTTTAGGAACTCAAGTATATAAAAAACTGCCATAATGCAAATGTAAATGAGCATGGAGAGTGATGACAAGAATACAGTGAGTGGgtaacaaaaaacaataaaaggcAACACTTTGTGATGTATAACAGTACAAGTAATTAGAGGCAAGCTGAAAATATGTGATACATATGCCTGGAAACACACTACCATGATCATTTAACGAATCATTTGGAGAATTAGATCAGAATTAATGGCTGATCAGAATATCTCTGATCAATTTCAGAGGCCCTTCCAACTTGCATAACTGGTGGTCAAGACTCATGGCTGTTGGAAGTGTGACCAATTTTGGCATTACACTATTACAGTAATATTATTTGGGGAGCATAAGTTCACAAATTTTGAGGTGGGCTTTTAGCACAAGATGAGAACACAGTAGGCAACTCTGCTGAAAGACTAAATTAACAGAATAAAATaggttaaaaagtaaaaacaaaataactaaaCGTTGGCATAAACGTAAgggtaaaaaaattatggaccATGCATCATTCACCTCAGTATCTGACAATCCTGTTTCTTGAGTAATTCCAAAGAAACTTGTTCTAAATTCGTTCCTTCCACTTCAGATAAACTCTCCCCTTGAGTTAAATTTTGCACGAAGTGGCATGCAAGGAGTAGTCTTtatgttttttggaatttttaagGGACCATATTTCTTCAGCTTCAACTTGTTGGTGGCAGAAGGAAATCTCTCTGTGCTCAAATAGCCATGATTTTATCTCCTAACTTTTTCCTTCAATGTTTATCAGCTACCATCTTATACTTTAAATTGGCTTCTTTACGTTTGCCTAAACTGATTTAACTAACTAAAAATGTTCCGCCATTTTGATTTCTGCTATGCTCAAACCAAGAACTTTAGGCCAATTTGATTAAGTCTAATGCATGCTTTAGAACCTTATTGTAAATAATAGAGAATTTTGACCGTTTAGTGGAACTGTAGACTACACTATTATAAGCAAACTTAACTTGTGCATTTAATCCCATTGCTTTGGCTTATGCCGACAAACGTTATGAATTAAATTCCCAAGAGTTCTATTCATCGCCTCtgtttaattattaatttaaggGTGCATAGTACTCCTATAATTAAAACTTGCACATGGTATCTTCCACAAAGTAAGCCAGAAGTGAACAAGGAATTTTGATTCATGGTCAAAGGTAATAGAGTTTGAAACACCAGGTAACCACACAATCTCtttaaagaataatttttcCAAATGCCAAACAATCTCTTTAAAGAATAATTTTGCTGAAGGCACAGCATCAAAAAGTCTTGCAATAGACTTGAAAGACCTGTCAACAATGAAAAACATAAATTCTATACCCCGATGTGCCTTTACCCCTTTTGGAGGAATTTTTGGAGGacctaataatatattttgtcacttaaaaacaaaattctccATATCTCTCTTCAATTAAGGCCAATAATAGCTCTCCTCAACACTAACCATAGTCTTGCCATGCCCTAGATGACCAACAAGTCTGCTTTCATGTACATCCCATATTTTTTACCAGAGGGAAATCCGAGGAATGCACAACTGGTTTCCTATGAATAAATAGCCATATTGGGTGCTGcttcaataaaatcaaatatttttccaaacctCACCAAAGTCTTCATTGACCTCATACAATTATTTTAAGCATTCAAATCCGTCCACTTCGTTGCTCGAGGTTAACAGGAAGGTAACATAATCAACTTGATTAGTAGCACCAAACTTATATTTAATTACATAACAAAATTATTCCAAGCAAAATGTCCACCTTTCAAGCATCTTGTTAAGGTGTTCTTGCGTGTTGAAGTATTTCAAAGATATAGGGTCATAATAAATTAAGAACTCTTTTGGAATTAAAATGTGATACACCAGATCAATTAGATATTGAATTGAATTAGTTgagtgtgtgttatgtgtgtgcTGAGTCTCACATTGGGCAGATACTAGGTTGATTTGGGCTTTATAAGCAATTATGAGGaccctcaattgtgactagatTAGTCCTTTTAGGGCATAGAGCATATGTGGCTAATGCTTTGGCTTGGATACAAAGACAATGTTCCCACTGATTCAAGACCTAAATAACTACATACAAATCTTTCATAAGTGgaccttttttgttttctttttttcttttttcgtttaaattcttttgtgaaaatttaaaaGTGACTAAACAACCCtcataagaaagaaaaacaccTATCCCAACACCACTTGCAACACGCTTTAGCTTAAACACTTCACTGAATTTAGGAAGTGCAAAGATAGTGTCGTAACTAATTTCTCTTCAATTTGGTAAAACTTTTGTCAGCTAGTTGTTGTGCCAATAATCTCTCTACCTTGAACACCATATTGAGCCTCATTTTACTATCCACAGAGGTTGCAACCCAATCTTTTCTTGAATTGAGAATCTTAGACTGTTGATATATCATACTGCTTGATATGCCTTTGTAAGTGACAAATCACATCATGTtgcaaagagaagaaaaaatttcttcataATTGTGGGATACATTATCTGTCTTAAACCATAATCAAGTTGCAAAAATATATCCTTTAGCAATTGCTTCAATTTCCCCCATGTTCTCATCAGCCCTTTTCCTCGCAGCCAATGATTCATTATTCTATACTTGATCCCACCAAGTAGAGACTACGCCTTTTAGTATGTACATGATAAGTTCAACTAGTTTCTGACCCAACATATCCATCATCCCAAAAAACCATCAACATGGTAAATCCAATCAAGAAAGGATTCAATACTGAGGTTTTTGCTAGAACAATAAATACTGTCCCTCAGATGTTAATCCTCAATCTCTTTGTTACTCCATCCTTCCCTTCGGTACCCTGCATATCCTCCATCCCTGTCTTCTAAATTGTCTAGTTGCCCTATGAGGGGATTGACATGGCCATGTCAACCACCAGATAGGTCATGAGTTTTGTCTCCTACACCATTATCAACATCATCTTCATGATTTATATTGGTATTAAGCCCAAAAGCAGTAAGCATGTCACAGATTTCCTAGAAATGCTGTTTCGCACTTTGCTGTTGAGCCCATAACACCACTCAAAGCACCTATCCCCTCCTTTCCTTGTACGTGTAAGGTTGTGTGTTCAAAACCCATTGGATATGTGTGTaacttaaaaacaaaagtagTTACACTCAACCTCATTGTTCACCATATTAAATCGTTAAAACGCTCTAATACTACCTAATGTAGAAAAAAAGAACAGTAGGCTAGATCTTGTTCTAGCTTAATAAATAGCTTGAAAATTTAAGGAGAACGAAATTGAGAATCCACCATAACTTGAGAGAAAGTTCTTAGAGATATTATTTCATTTCAATCTAATAAACCATTCTAGATCAATGCATATTTATAAGAACTTTTTATGGTTTTCAACAAgcttttctaaaaataaagttaCAAAAATAGCCTTAAAATTTCCATCAACttcattaaaaaactaaattaatggaataaaataaaataaaacaaaataaataaataaatttcaatataatttttttattaaaaaaagaaaagaaaagaaaaaaaaaaaaaaaagaatcaatcaCTGAAAATTATGGACTACGACcatttgccttaatttttgatgATCTTGTTTCTCGAGAAACTTAAAGGAAACTTGCTgtacataatattttcatatccTAGTGAAAGTGAGACATGTATTGTATAAAACCTCCATTAAGACATAAAGGGTTCAAGCATTCTGATTGAGCTCAAAGAATATTATTCAACTAATTGTGTCAAACAAAAAGCATGAGAAATTGTTTTATGCTAAGAATTAGAAGCAGACCAGAACTGGACAGAGGAAAGCATACAGAATACTAAAAAGTTCAAGGAAGCCTCAACTTACCGCTCTAATATTTACACGAAGGGATCCTGCAGGGCCAGAACGTAGCAAAGATCGGCAGCTACCATATTGGGGTTGATCAGCTTCTAAAGATTTCTCTGTACTACTAGAAAGATAAATATAAGTACTCTTACACCTTGTTTATACTTTTTACAATGCTTATACAAGCCAAACACTAGGAGCATAGCACACTTTAAAGTTCATGTACAGAaggagaacaaaaagaaaaaagagcagaAACATGATCTAACAAAGTGGGAAGAAGTGGAAAAGACAACATAAACACGCACGAACACCCATACAAGCGCAGGgtgcacacatacacacacatttaGGAGTACTTAGATTATAATCTATAttctaataatattataatcTAAGTGTCCGTTTGGCATGGCTTAATTTTGCCACTTATTTTTACCactatttataggtctcacaacactttttggtactatttatatgtttcactgtactatttcaactaacttttacctttatttatggtactttcagtaaaaaagtttcagtttcagcaaaataagcgaatccTAAACAGTCCCTAAACGTGACCAAATATACAAGAGTGATGCCTAATAAAGCATAGTAAATCAAACAAAAGTTAcattataaaatgaaatgatCTAAGAGCTTACCTAAGTCCTTGATCTGTAACTGCGTCAATATGACAGCCGGTATATAAACTTCCAATGGATCAAGTTTTTTCCTGGTTATTGAATTATATAACAAGAAGAATATATGGTAAGATACATTAATTCAAGGCATAAAGCTAAAAAGAAATCAGGCTGTGGCCCTGTATTCCAAGAAACATGACATTTCTGTGATCATTGCACATCACAAGGCCCTTATCCATGTTGAGAAAAAGCTCTAGAGTCTAGACCAGACCcgcatttttaatatttattgccGTAACTCAACAAAATTTGGACTTATTTTCgattataaatttagaatatgaaaatattgttttaCACTCGTTTTACTGATTTCACGCACAatgtacacaaatttttttttaattaatgtccACACTTAAAATGTGAAATAAGAAATGATATGGCAATATTCATTACTCATTAGTCATTACCTTTTCACATATTTATCGAAAAAGCCACCAGCCATAGCATCtgcaaaaaaaaaggggcaaaaCTCAATCGACTTTGCTTGCTTGCCAAGAAAAGTAAATTTAGgaaaactaaaagctaaaaaaaagaagaagaaaaagatagaaaagaatacgttagaattatgattaatgattaaaaattcattgttttctaTCGCTTTTTGAGACAAAcgataatttaacaaaaatacgATAATTAAATAGTGTTAGTTGGAGAGGAAAGAGATCTCGTACAGCTGGGGATAAAGAGGAAGTGTGAGACTGAGAGGACGAGGGACACGTTGACCAATCGCCTGCTTTCCCGccattttggtggtggtggtggtggtgacgCTGAGTACAATGCGCACCTCGTTCTCGTTAGCGCCAAATTCGatttattagctttttttgCGGTtgtgagagaatgagagaagcATAAGGAATCGAAGAAAGGCTTGATGCTAACGTGCGCAGGGGTGGCCATGCCCGCACAACATTCGAGTCCTCCGACCCCTTTCTTACTCTGTCCCGGCGGTGATGTCTAAACTCTAAAGACTCTCCTAAACAGATAATACTATTAAACAAACATGGTTCTTATCCGtttgttcctctcttttttaTGACTTTCACGAAAAATGTCTGTGttataaaatgacatgtttgcCCTCagatctctccctctctccttttttatttttaatttttttttttttataaatcaagCTCTAAGATCCATGCACCGACAACTGACAGAGGTATTACTtttactcaattttttaaaaaatattcaaaatttggcATATTCTCATGCACGGACAAAATAGgaagtttagagaaaaagattgaaatgtgaggtttttttttttttttgattcagAAATGTGAGGTTAATAGCATATTGATATTGTCTCTCCATAATTAATAGAAATGTCCCAAGTCACTTATTAGAATATTTACATGCAAGTAAACTCcaacattaaataaaaataacaatttgaattattta is a genomic window of Quercus lobata isolate SW786 chromosome 2, ValleyOak3.0 Primary Assembly, whole genome shotgun sequence containing:
- the LOC115974770 gene encoding uncharacterized protein LOC115974770 isoform X1, whose product is MATPAHVSIKPFFDSLCFSHSLTTAKKANKSNLALTRTRCALYSASPPPPPPKWRESRRLVNVSLVLSVSHFLFIPSYAMAGGFFDKYVKRKKLDPLEVYIPAVILTQLQIKDLEKSLEADQPQYGSCRSLLRSGPAGSLRVNIRAVAQYASDNGNGKTASNNVDQCLRALEDLDSLLLNASRNDPGASVESMKGKINIALNALDSLLQTVPSDVLEKGKAVADSYMITEDVEPEILDPEMQKLESIL
- the LOC115974770 gene encoding uncharacterized protein LOC115974770 isoform X2, whose product is MATPAHVSIKPFFDSLCFSHSLTTAKKANKSNLALTRTRCALYSASPPPPPPKWRESRRLVNVSLVLSVSHFLFIPSYAMAGGFFDKYVKRKKLDPLEVYIPAVILTQLQIKDLEKSLEADQPQYGSCRSLLRSGPAGSLRVNIRAVAQYASDNGNGKTASNNVDQCLRALEDLDSLLLNASRNDPGASVESMKGKINIALNALDREREGCG